A stretch of the Nitratifractor salsuginis DSM 16511 genome encodes the following:
- a CDS encoding type IV pilus twitching motility protein PilT gives MAFNIKKLLQSVVVHKASDLHLIAKKEPLLRVDGKLRPINMPKLTGEDIEEMCYGLLTEKQKKHFEEENELDFAVELEGVGRFRVNYYRTLGDMAAAFRIIPLSVPTLDEIDAPPVYRKIIRREKGLILVTGPTGSGKSTTLAAMLNEINLTESKHIITVEDPVEFVHQHKKCVFSHRSVGEDTKSFAAALKYAMREDPDIILIGEMRDKETIAAALTAAETGHLVFATLHTNSAPGTVNRIIDVFSGDEQPQIRAMLSSSLVAVISQALLPKIGGGRVAVPEILITNHAIANLIREDKVHQIYSAMQLGQEDSGMQTQTQVMLRLIRQGVISKEDALQWSNKPDELRRQL, from the coding sequence ATGGCCTTCAATATTAAAAAACTGCTCCAAAGCGTCGTCGTCCACAAAGCCTCCGACCTCCACCTCATCGCCAAAAAAGAGCCCCTGCTCCGGGTCGACGGAAAGCTCCGCCCCATCAATATGCCCAAACTCACCGGTGAGGATATCGAGGAGATGTGCTACGGTCTGCTGACCGAGAAGCAAAAGAAACATTTCGAAGAGGAGAATGAACTCGACTTCGCCGTGGAGTTGGAAGGGGTCGGGCGTTTCCGGGTCAACTACTACCGCACCCTCGGAGATATGGCGGCGGCCTTCCGGATCATCCCCCTCTCCGTACCGACACTGGACGAGATCGACGCTCCCCCGGTCTATCGAAAGATCATCCGGAGGGAAAAGGGGCTCATTCTCGTCACCGGCCCCACCGGCTCGGGTAAATCGACCACCCTGGCCGCCATGCTCAACGAGATCAACCTCACCGAGTCCAAACACATCATCACCGTGGAAGACCCCGTGGAATTCGTCCACCAGCATAAAAAGTGCGTCTTTTCCCACCGAAGCGTCGGCGAAGACACCAAGAGCTTCGCCGCGGCATTGAAATACGCCATGCGGGAAGACCCCGACATCATCCTTATCGGGGAGATGCGGGACAAGGAGACCATCGCCGCGGCCCTGACCGCCGCCGAAACGGGTCACCTGGTCTTCGCCACGCTGCACACCAACTCCGCTCCCGGGACCGTCAACCGGATCATCGACGTCTTCAGCGGAGATGAGCAACCCCAGATCCGGGCTATGCTCTCCAGCTCCCTGGTCGCGGTCATCTCCCAGGCCCTGCTTCCCAAGATCGGCGGCGGCCGGGTGGCCGTGCCCGAGATCCTCATCACCAACCACGCCATCGCCAACCTGATCCGTGAAGACAAGGTCCACCAGATCTACTCCGCCATGCAGCTGGGCCAGGAGGATAGCGGGATGCAGACCCAGACCCAGGTGATGCTCCGCCTGATCCGGCAAGGGGTCATCAGCAAAGAGGATGCCCTGCAGTGGTCTAACAAGCCCGATGAACTCCGCCGGCAACTTTGA
- a CDS encoding serine hydroxymethyltransferase yields MSYYIEQFDPEVYQAIVDELKRETEHLEMIASENFTFPDVMEAMGSVFTNKYAEGYPAKRYYGGCEYADKVEQLAIDRCKELFGCEYANVQPHSGSQANGAVYAALIKAGDKILGMDLSHGGHLTHGSKVSFSGKNYHSFTYGVELDGRIDYDRVRDIAKIVQPKIIVCGASAYPREIDFARFREIADEVGALLFADIAHIAGLVVAGEHPSPFPHAHVVTTTTHKTLAGPRGGAIMTNDEEIAKKINSAIFPGLQGGPLVHVVAAKAVGFKHNLAPEWKEYAKQVKANAKVLADVLMKRGYDVVSGGTDNHLVLVSFLDKEFSGKDADAALGRAGITVNKNTVPGETRSPFVTSGIRIGSPALTRRGMKEKEFELIANRICDVLDRIDDHEFQAKVKEEMKELALQFVIYDRPIY; encoded by the coding sequence ATGAGCTATTACATCGAACAATTCGACCCCGAGGTCTATCAGGCCATCGTCGACGAACTCAAACGCGAAACCGAGCACCTGGAGATGATCGCCAGCGAAAACTTCACCTTCCCCGACGTCATGGAGGCGATGGGCTCGGTTTTTACCAACAAATACGCCGAAGGCTACCCCGCCAAACGCTACTATGGCGGCTGTGAATACGCCGACAAGGTCGAGCAGCTGGCCATCGACCGCTGCAAAGAGCTCTTCGGCTGCGAATACGCCAATGTCCAGCCCCACTCCGGTTCCCAGGCCAACGGCGCCGTCTATGCCGCGCTGATCAAAGCCGGTGACAAAATCCTGGGGATGGACCTTAGCCACGGCGGCCACCTCACCCACGGCTCCAAGGTCAGCTTCTCGGGCAAAAACTACCACAGCTTCACCTACGGCGTGGAACTCGACGGGCGTATCGACTACGACCGGGTTCGCGACATCGCCAAGATCGTCCAGCCCAAGATCATCGTCTGTGGCGCTTCCGCCTACCCCAGAGAGATCGACTTCGCCCGTTTCCGTGAAATCGCCGACGAGGTAGGCGCCCTCCTCTTCGCCGACATCGCCCACATCGCCGGGCTCGTCGTCGCCGGGGAACACCCTAGCCCCTTCCCCCATGCCCACGTGGTCACCACCACCACCCACAAGACCCTGGCCGGCCCCCGCGGCGGCGCCATCATGACCAATGACGAAGAGATCGCCAAGAAGATCAACTCCGCCATCTTCCCCGGACTGCAGGGCGGCCCTCTGGTCCATGTCGTCGCCGCCAAAGCCGTGGGCTTCAAGCACAACCTGGCTCCCGAGTGGAAAGAGTACGCCAAGCAGGTCAAAGCCAACGCCAAGGTCCTGGCCGATGTGCTGATGAAGCGGGGCTACGACGTCGTTAGCGGCGGCACCGACAACCACCTGGTACTTGTCTCCTTCCTCGACAAAGAGTTCAGCGGCAAAGATGCCGACGCCGCGCTGGGCCGCGCCGGAATTACGGTCAACAAAAACACCGTCCCCGGAGAGACCCGCAGCCCCTTCGTCACCAGCGGGATCCGCATCGGTTCCCCCGCCCTGACCCGCCGGGGTATGAAAGAGAAAGAGTTCGAGCTCATCGCCAACCGTATCTGCGATGTCCTTGACCGCATCGACGACCACGAGTTCCAAGCCAAAGTCAAAGAGGAGATGAAAGAGCTTGCTCTGCAGTTCGTCATCTATGACCGACCCATCTACTAA
- the lysS gene encoding lysine--tRNA ligase, with product MIFENPYVQERIKKAQTLREEGINPYPAGRTRGTPSAEFLAENRDLLERPEGERIAQDRHYRLTGRIKFIRIMGKAAFAKLEDSEGLVQIYYNRDDLPEGYYNKIKKLIEVGDIVEAEGFPFVTRTGEITLHCTDLRIVSKAVHPLPEKFHGLTDQEIRYRQRYLDMIMNPEVKKTFKLRSRIVSLVRRFFEEKGFLEVETPMMHPIPGGANARPFVTRHNALGVDRYLRIAPELYLKRLIVGGMEAVFEINRNFRNEGMDHTHNPEFTMIEYYWAWHTYEDLMRLTEELFDYLFENLGLPRKLPYGDQEVDFTTPFRKVGYLESLHTIGGVPEAVITDREKARAYLKEHGVETDPNLSLGYLQAELFDAFVEEKLINPTFVVDFPVEISPLARRSDENPEIAERFELFIAGKEIANGFNELNDPLDQYERFKMQVEAKEVTGDDEAMHMDLDYVRALSYGMAPTAGEGIGIDRLVMLLTNQHSIRDVLLFPAMRPEAKLESAESNESNESNENEPQTKE from the coding sequence TTGATATTCGAAAACCCCTACGTCCAGGAACGGATCAAAAAAGCCCAAACCCTCCGCGAAGAGGGGATCAATCCCTATCCCGCCGGCCGGACCCGCGGCACCCCCTCGGCAGAGTTTCTCGCCGAAAACCGGGACCTGCTTGAACGCCCCGAAGGGGAACGCATCGCCCAGGACCGCCACTACCGCCTCACGGGCCGGATCAAATTCATCCGGATCATGGGCAAGGCCGCCTTCGCCAAACTCGAGGACAGCGAAGGACTGGTGCAGATCTACTATAACCGCGACGACCTCCCCGAGGGCTACTACAACAAGATCAAGAAACTCATCGAAGTGGGCGACATCGTCGAAGCCGAAGGCTTCCCCTTCGTTACCCGCACCGGGGAGATTACCCTCCACTGCACCGACCTGCGCATCGTCTCCAAAGCGGTCCACCCCCTGCCCGAGAAGTTCCACGGCCTCACTGATCAGGAGATCCGCTATCGCCAGCGCTACCTTGATATGATCATGAACCCGGAGGTCAAAAAGACCTTCAAACTCCGCAGCCGCATCGTCTCCCTGGTGCGCCGTTTCTTCGAAGAGAAGGGCTTTTTGGAAGTCGAAACCCCGATGATGCACCCCATCCCCGGCGGGGCCAACGCCCGCCCCTTCGTCACCCGCCACAACGCCCTGGGGGTGGACCGCTATCTGCGTATCGCCCCCGAGCTTTACCTCAAACGCCTCATCGTGGGCGGCATGGAGGCGGTCTTCGAGATCAACCGCAACTTCCGCAACGAGGGGATGGACCACACCCACAACCCCGAGTTCACGATGATCGAATACTACTGGGCCTGGCACACCTATGAAGACCTGATGCGCCTGACCGAGGAGCTATTCGACTATCTCTTCGAGAATCTGGGCCTCCCCCGCAAACTCCCCTACGGCGATCAGGAGGTGGACTTCACCACCCCCTTCCGCAAAGTCGGCTACCTGGAATCCCTGCACACCATCGGCGGGGTCCCCGAAGCGGTGATCACCGACAGAGAGAAGGCCCGTGCCTATCTCAAGGAGCACGGCGTCGAGACCGACCCCAATCTGAGCCTGGGCTACCTCCAGGCGGAGCTCTTCGACGCCTTCGTCGAAGAGAAGCTGATCAACCCCACCTTCGTCGTGGATTTCCCGGTCGAGATCTCCCCCCTCGCCCGCCGCAGCGACGAGAACCCCGAGATCGCCGAGCGCTTCGAACTCTTCATCGCCGGCAAGGAGATCGCCAACGGATTCAACGAGCTCAACGACCCCCTGGATCAATACGAGCGCTTCAAAATGCAGGTCGAAGCCAAAGAGGTCACCGGAGACGACGAAGCGATGCATATGGACCTGGACTATGTGCGGGCACTTAGCTACGGTATGGCCCCCACCGCCGGCGAAGGGATCGGCATCGACCGGCTGGTGATGCTGCTGACCAATCAGCACTCCATTCGCGACGTGCTCCTCTTCCCCGCTATGCGCCCCGAAGCCAAACTCGAAAGCGCGGAATCCAACGAATCCAACGAATCCAATGAAAATGAACCCCAGACAAAGGAATAG
- a CDS encoding DUF1882 domain-containing protein — translation MTDPSTKRTDSILESELGDLAKGAHCYYLKSPAIVEKILHEGRTFYSKFRRYDQEVNPILIRQHLNREVTLALPLLREGRGDLLVVEYFGEEPELFIPILEHLFHHLGITDYRLYRGKHKHRRTVLIQVPEQPLERLHEMGGQISDMLQTRLEKSWKILPDRRLPERYNIFTLPYEYIK, via the coding sequence ATGACCGACCCATCTACTAAGCGAACCGATTCTATACTCGAGTCGGAGCTGGGCGACCTGGCCAAAGGCGCTCATTGTTACTATCTCAAATCCCCCGCCATCGTAGAAAAGATCCTGCACGAGGGACGGACCTTCTACAGCAAATTCCGCCGTTACGATCAGGAGGTCAATCCCATCCTGATCCGTCAGCATCTGAATCGTGAAGTCACCCTGGCTCTTCCTCTGCTCCGTGAGGGGCGGGGCGATCTTCTGGTCGTGGAGTATTTCGGAGAAGAGCCGGAACTCTTCATCCCCATCCTCGAACACCTCTTCCACCATCTCGGGATCACAGACTACCGTCTCTACCGAGGCAAGCATAAACATCGCCGCACCGTCCTCATTCAGGTACCGGAACAGCCCCTTGAGCGTTTGCATGAAATGGGGGGTCAAATCTCCGATATGCTCCAGACGCGCCTGGAAAAATCCTGGAAGATCCTTCCCGACCGGCGCCTTCCCGAGCGCTACAATATTTTCACCCTTCCCTATGAATATATTAAGTAA
- the rho gene encoding transcription termination factor Rho: protein MEENRQKNGHNNGRKQHQRTHTPVEGYKIEDLQNKPLDELVEIARKLKVENPNEYQRKDLIFEILKAQVSQGGYILFTGILEIMSDGYGFLRSIDGNFANSSNDTYVSSTQIKRFALRNGDIVTGQVRAPKEQEKYYALLKIEAINYLPPEESKKRPLFDNLTPLYPQEKLKLEYNPMKLTGRVIDLFAPIGKGQRALVVAPPRTGKTELLKEVAHGITHNNPEAALMVLLVDERPEEVTDMQRSVKGEVYASTFDLPAQNHVRTAEMVIERAKRRVELGEDVIILLDSITRLARAYNTVTPSSGKVLSGGVDANALHKPKRFFGAARNIENGGSLTIIATALIETGSRMDEVIFEEFKGTGNAEVVLSRHVADRRIYPAIDVTKSGTRKEELLTDPETLQKVWAIRNAMQNMEEVEGLKFLFSKMLKTKSNDEFLSIMNEGA, encoded by the coding sequence ATGGAAGAAAACCGCCAGAAAAACGGCCATAATAATGGCAGAAAACAGCATCAGCGTACCCATACCCCTGTCGAAGGGTACAAGATCGAAGATTTGCAGAACAAACCGCTCGACGAGTTGGTGGAGATCGCCCGCAAACTCAAGGTGGAAAATCCCAACGAATATCAGCGCAAAGACCTGATCTTCGAAATCCTCAAAGCCCAGGTGAGCCAGGGAGGGTACATCCTCTTTACCGGTATCCTGGAGATTATGAGCGACGGCTACGGCTTTTTGCGTTCCATCGACGGCAACTTCGCCAACTCATCGAATGATACCTACGTCAGCTCGACCCAGATCAAGCGTTTCGCCCTGCGTAACGGCGACATCGTCACCGGCCAGGTGCGCGCCCCCAAGGAGCAGGAGAAATACTACGCTCTGCTCAAGATCGAAGCGATCAACTACCTGCCGCCCGAAGAGTCCAAGAAACGCCCTCTCTTCGATAACCTGACCCCCCTCTATCCCCAGGAGAAGCTCAAACTCGAGTACAACCCGATGAAACTCACCGGACGGGTCATCGACCTCTTCGCCCCCATCGGCAAGGGGCAGCGGGCCTTGGTGGTGGCTCCGCCCCGCACCGGTAAGACCGAACTGCTCAAAGAGGTGGCCCACGGCATCACCCACAACAACCCCGAAGCGGCCCTGATGGTTCTGCTGGTCGACGAGCGGCCCGAAGAGGTCACCGATATGCAGCGCTCCGTCAAGGGGGAAGTCTACGCCTCCACCTTCGACCTGCCGGCACAGAACCACGTGCGCACCGCCGAGATGGTCATCGAGCGGGCCAAGCGCCGGGTGGAGCTGGGCGAGGATGTGATCATCCTGCTCGACTCCATCACCCGTCTGGCACGGGCCTACAACACCGTTACCCCTAGTTCCGGTAAAGTCCTCTCCGGGGGGGTAGACGCTAATGCCCTGCACAAGCCCAAGCGCTTCTTCGGTGCCGCCCGGAACATCGAAAACGGCGGCAGCCTCACCATCATCGCCACCGCCCTCATCGAAACCGGCAGCCGGATGGATGAAGTGATCTTCGAAGAGTTCAAGGGAACGGGTAACGCCGAAGTAGTCCTCAGCCGCCACGTCGCCGACCGCCGTATCTATCCCGCCATCGATGTCACCAAGTCCGGCACCCGCAAAGAGGAGCTCCTCACCGATCCCGAAACCCTCCAGAAAGTCTGGGCGATCCGCAACGCTATGCAGAATATGGAA
- a CDS encoding CvpA family protein, translated as MSVNLFDLIVTLLILLLAFKGAFNGLQRELFTFLGLIGGVFLASRGAAPLARWVEAHLVHLPNPALTRLIAFVLILSVVWGGFSWLGRWVHLRFPRGERGTLARVGGFVIAGVKYFLIFAIILAALHRTPSVRHKLQPLTRGSLLAPILLESGRSVIHLAPLRRH; from the coding sequence ATGTCCGTCAACCTCTTTGACCTGATCGTCACCCTGCTGATCCTGCTGCTTGCCTTCAAAGGAGCTTTCAACGGGCTGCAGCGTGAGCTCTTTACTTTTCTGGGACTGATCGGCGGGGTTTTCCTCGCTTCACGGGGCGCAGCCCCTCTAGCCCGTTGGGTCGAAGCCCATCTCGTCCATCTTCCCAACCCGGCCCTGACACGCCTCATCGCCTTTGTCCTGATCCTCTCTGTCGTCTGGGGTGGGTTCAGCTGGCTCGGACGCTGGGTCCATCTGCGTTTCCCGAGAGGCGAGCGCGGCACCCTGGCCCGGGTCGGCGGTTTCGTGATCGCCGGAGTGAAATATTTTCTGATCTTCGCCATAATCCTGGCCGCCCTCCACCGCACCCCTTCGGTGCGCCACAAACTGCAGCCCCTCACCCGGGGCTCGCTGCTGGCACCCATCTTACTCGAAAGCGGACGCAGCGTGATCCATCTCGCCCCGCTGCGCCGACACTAG
- the gatC gene encoding Asp-tRNA(Asn)/Glu-tRNA(Gln) amidotransferase subunit GatC, with translation MALDLQTLEKLEKLSHLRIDASKREEVLAQLSEILDYVENLNELDTEGLDSYFSTLEGGTPMREDLPANDPDVPRIILDHAPESRDDYFIVPAIID, from the coding sequence TTGGCTCTCGATCTTCAGACGCTTGAAAAGCTCGAAAAGCTCTCCCATCTGCGTATCGACGCGAGTAAACGGGAGGAGGTACTGGCCCAGTTGAGCGAAATTCTCGACTATGTGGAGAACCTTAACGAACTCGATACCGAGGGGCTCGACAGCTACTTCTCCACCCTCGAGGGGGGAACCCCGATGCGCGAGGATCTCCCCGCCAACGATCCCGACGTGCCCCGGATCATTCTGGATCATGCACCCGAGAGCCGTGACGACTACTTCATCGTTCCAGCCATTATCGACTAA
- a CDS encoding Fur family transcriptional regulator: MVDYDFLLQELKRILKEKQLKFTRQRELILKALYDNPGHFSPEEIHRLVQQTAPDAKVGIATVYRTLALLEEEGLADSLSFGKEGKRYEIGLKKHHDHLICTRCGKIIEFVDEVIEERQEAVGRRFDFTITDHTMKIIGICKECREAEEKNSQQDKKQETL, encoded by the coding sequence ATGGTCGATTACGATTTCCTCCTCCAGGAGCTTAAGAGAATCCTCAAAGAAAAGCAATTAAAATTCACGCGCCAAAGAGAGCTGATCCTCAAAGCCCTCTATGACAATCCCGGCCACTTCTCCCCCGAGGAGATCCACCGCCTGGTCCAGCAGACCGCTCCCGACGCCAAGGTGGGCATCGCTACGGTCTACCGGACCCTAGCCCTGCTCGAAGAGGAGGGGTTGGCGGATTCCCTCTCCTTCGGCAAGGAGGGAAAACGCTACGAGATCGGGCTGAAGAAACACCACGACCACCTCATCTGCACCCGCTGCGGAAAGATCATCGAATTCGTCGACGAGGTGATCGAAGAGCGTCAGGAGGCCGTGGGGCGCCGCTTCGATTTCACCATCACCGACCACACGATGAAGATCATCGGCATTTGCAAAGAGTGCCGTGAAGCCGAAGAGAAAAATTCACAACAAGACAAAAAACAGGAGACCCTTTGA
- the dapE gene encoding succinyl-diaminopimelate desuccinylase, which produces MEVTDLLIRLLSAPSVTPDDAGLMEFVQEYLPGYEIIRLDEGGVKNLFMYRKFGEGEHLCFAGHVDVVPPGEGWRSDPFTPRIEKGVITARGAQDMKSGVAAFVEAMKRAERFNGTLSLLLTSDEEGDATYGTRIMLAHLRQIGLLPDYAIVAEPTCEERFGDAIKIGRRGSINGVIEKRGRQGHAAYPEKAVNPIHKVSQVLPHMAGVNLDEGDEFFAPSQFVITDIRAGMEVTNVTPGKLKMMFNVRNNTHTDLKDVEEFVHRYFSGMDYDLKLSQSAKPFVTDPDTRVVRVLDRAIAEVTGLAPKHSTAGGTSDARFFAEYGVKVVEFGVRNDTIHAPNERVPIDEVEGLYRVFRRVIEAF; this is translated from the coding sequence ATGGAGGTGACTGATCTGCTGATTCGGCTGCTGAGCGCCCCTTCGGTCACCCCCGATGACGCGGGGTTGATGGAGTTTGTCCAGGAGTACCTCCCGGGCTACGAGATCATCCGCCTTGACGAAGGGGGAGTGAAAAATCTCTTTATGTATCGGAAGTTCGGGGAGGGAGAACACCTCTGTTTCGCCGGGCATGTGGATGTGGTGCCCCCGGGAGAGGGATGGCGCAGCGACCCTTTCACCCCCCGGATCGAAAAGGGGGTGATCACCGCCCGGGGCGCCCAGGATATGAAGAGCGGCGTGGCGGCCTTCGTCGAAGCGATGAAACGGGCGGAGCGCTTCAACGGTACCCTTTCGCTGCTCCTGACCAGCGATGAGGAGGGGGACGCCACCTACGGTACCCGGATCATGCTGGCCCATCTACGCCAGATCGGCCTCTTGCCTGACTACGCCATCGTCGCCGAGCCCACCTGCGAAGAGCGCTTCGGCGACGCCATCAAGATCGGCCGCCGGGGTTCCATCAACGGCGTCATCGAGAAACGGGGGCGCCAGGGCCACGCCGCCTATCCCGAAAAGGCGGTCAACCCCATCCACAAAGTCTCCCAGGTCCTTCCCCATATGGCCGGGGTGAACCTGGACGAGGGGGACGAGTTTTTCGCCCCCAGCCAATTCGTCATCACCGATATCCGGGCGGGAATGGAAGTAACCAACGTCACTCCGGGCAAACTCAAGATGATGTTCAATGTCCGCAACAATACCCATACCGACTTGAAAGATGTGGAAGAGTTCGTCCATCGCTATTTCTCGGGGATGGATTACGACCTCAAACTTTCCCAGAGCGCCAAGCCCTTCGTCACCGATCCCGATACCCGGGTTGTCCGGGTTCTGGACCGGGCCATCGCCGAGGTGACGGGCCTGGCGCCCAAACACTCTACCGCCGGCGGCACCAGTGACGCCCGCTTTTTCGCCGAGTACGGGGTAAAAGTCGTGGAGTTCGGGGTGCGCAACGACACCATCCATGCCCCCAACGAGCGGGTGCCCATCGATGAGGTGGAGGGGCTCTACCGGGTCTTCCGCCGGGTGATCGAGGCTTTTTGA
- a CDS encoding rhodanese-like domain-containing protein, whose product MGIDLKWLEGDAVNSAQLEALLAAREAGACDFLLVDVREPYEYEEAHIPGVDLLRPTSRFQEWAGELIELSRQKPVILTCRTANRTGQVQQIMKQHGAGKLIDHRSGIMSWHGPVEGGTYGGD is encoded by the coding sequence ATGGGTATCGATTTGAAATGGTTGGAAGGTGATGCGGTCAACTCGGCGCAGCTGGAAGCGCTGCTGGCGGCACGGGAAGCCGGAGCGTGCGATTTTCTGCTGGTGGATGTCCGGGAGCCCTATGAGTATGAAGAGGCCCACATCCCCGGGGTGGATCTGCTGCGCCCGACCAGCCGCTTCCAGGAGTGGGCGGGGGAGCTGATCGAACTGAGCCGGCAAAAGCCGGTGATCCTCACCTGTCGCACCGCCAACCGGACGGGGCAGGTGCAGCAGATCATGAAGCAGCACGGCGCCGGGAAGCTCATCGACCACCGCAGCGGGATCATGAGTTGGCACGGGCCGGTAGAGGGGGGCACCTATGGAGGTGACTGA
- a CDS encoding SPOR domain-containing protein — protein MNDHNLDDLIIGEPDSGNKGSKSLLTLVGLILIILIVGVFLAKLILGGPDVPQEAQETELTGISKPAAHPAAKPRQPTASKSEALPEELQPISKETLPSTEELTPIHPPVTAKVPSKPHIVKQTPKTQSTPKAKVSVSKPKPKPKVKKSPKELFAKQSRNKKPAAKTATGTRQYFIQLGSFKRMPDKKFLDKIKARGYKPIIVKAGEMIKVRVGPYGSYADAKAKLPTIKDQLGISGFVVRKQ, from the coding sequence ATGAACGATCACAACCTTGACGACCTTATCATCGGTGAACCCGACTCGGGCAACAAAGGAAGCAAGAGCCTTCTGACCCTTGTCGGCCTGATCCTGATCATTCTGATCGTCGGGGTCTTCCTGGCCAAATTGATCCTGGGCGGACCCGATGTTCCCCAGGAAGCCCAGGAAACCGAGCTTACCGGGATCAGCAAACCCGCAGCCCACCCTGCCGCCAAGCCCCGGCAACCGACCGCTTCCAAGAGTGAAGCCCTCCCCGAAGAGCTGCAACCCATCAGCAAAGAGACGCTCCCCTCCACCGAAGAGCTCACACCCATTCATCCTCCTGTAACGGCCAAGGTACCGAGTAAACCCCACATCGTGAAGCAGACACCGAAGACCCAGTCAACACCGAAAGCCAAAGTGAGTGTGTCCAAACCAAAGCCCAAGCCCAAAGTGAAAAAAAGCCCCAAAGAGCTCTTCGCCAAACAGAGTCGAAACAAAAAGCCGGCGGCGAAAACGGCGACTGGAACCCGACAATACTTTATCCAGCTCGGCTCGTTCAAAAGAATGCCGGACAAAAAATTCCTCGACAAGATCAAAGCCCGGGGCTACAAGCCCATTATCGTCAAAGCCGGCGAAATGATCAAGGTCCGTGTCGGGCCCTACGGCTCCTATGCCGATGCCAAGGCCAAACTACCCACGATCAAAGATCAACTGGGCATCTCCGGTTTCGTCGTAAGGAAGCAGTAG